The Pseudomonas asiatica sequence GCGCTGACACCCATCCAGGCCTGGTACAGGGCCGGGCGGATCAGGTCGTTCATCGCCGCATCGATGATGGCGAAGTCCTTGTGTTCGGTGTGCTTGAGGTATTCCACGCGGGTCAGCAGGACGCCGGCGTTGGCCACGATGTAGCGGCCCGGCTCGAACACCAGGGCCAGGTCGCGGTCGCCGACGCGCTCGCGGATCGCCTTGATGTAGTCGGCCACCAGCGGCGGCTCCTCATCGCGGTAACGCACGCCGACGCCGCCACCCAGGTCCAGGTGGCGCAGATGGATGCCGCACTCGGCCAGGCGGTCGACCAGCACCAGCAGGCGGTCAAGGGCATCGAGGAAAGGCTCGACGGTGGTCAGCTGCGAACCGATGTGGCAGTCGACGCCGACCACTTCCAGGTTCGGCAACTGCGCGGCCCGCACGTAGATGGCCTCGGCGTCGGCGATGGCGATGCCGAACTTGTTCTCTTTCAGGCCGGTGGAGATGTACGGGTGGGTACCGGCGTCGACGTCCGGGTTGACCCGCAGCGAGACCGGGGCAACCTTGCCCATCTCGGCGGCCACTACCTGCAGGCGCTCCAGTTCGTCGGTGGATTCGACGTTGAAGCAGTGCACGCCGACTTCCAGGGCACGGCGCATGTCCTCGCGGGTCTTGCCGACACCGGAGAACACCACGCGGTCGGCACGGCCGCCAGCGGCCAGCACGCGCTCCAGCTCACCGCCAGAGACGATGTCAAAGCCTGCGCCCAGGCGTGCCAGCACGTTCAGCACGCCAAGGTTGGAGTTGGCCTTGACCGCGAAACATACCAGGTGCTCGGTGCCTTGCAGTGCATCGGCGTAGCTACGGTACTGGGCCTCGATGTGGGCGCGCGAATACACGTAGGTAGGGGTGCCGTAGCGTTCGGCGATGGCCGACAGGCCCACGCCTTCCGCGAACAGCTCGCCGTCGCGGTAGTTGAAAGCGTTCATCTGGTTTCCTTACTGCGCTGGCGACTGCTCGGGCTCGGACTGCAGCTCGGGTTGCTGCTCCTGCGTCGGGGCCGGCTTGGCTTTTGGCTGGTACTGGTGCGACTTGTGGCTGGCCTTGCCGTCCTTGCCGTCTTCAGGCAGGTACAGCGGGCCTTTCTGGCCGCAGGCCGAAACGAGGCAGGCAACAGCGACCAGCGCCGCGAGGGAGGAAATCAGGCGCTTCATGGGTGAAATCCTTAGAAATATGCAGTATTGCGCCCGAGTATACCGAGCGACCGACGGCTTGCCTATGCAAGGGCCGGCCCGCCGGGCGGGCTATTCTTACCGCCTGCAAGGGCCCTTTCGCAGTACCTGTGGGAGCGGGCGTGCCCGCGAACACCGGCAAAGCCGGTGCCACACACCGCGGCACCTGATTCGCGGGCATGCCCGCTCCCACAGGTACTGCGCTGGCTTTGAGTTCATGCCAGTGAAGGTAGCGGCTAAACCTTTGCATTCGGCGGCAAGCGCCCGTATCTTGCCGGGCTTGCCTGTAACGCAGCCAATTTCGAGGTTCCTGCAATGAGTTTGAGTGAAGCGCGTTTCCATGATCTGGTCGACGCGACCCAACAGGCCCTGGAAGACCTGTTCGACGAGAGCGGCCTGGATCTGGACATGGAGAACTCCGCTGGTGTCCTGACCATCAAGTTCGACAATGGCAGCACGCTGATCTTCAGCCGCCAGGAGCCGCTGCGCCAGCTGTGGCTGGCCGACCGTTCCGGCGGTTTCCACTTCGACTACGACGAAGAAAGCGGCAAGTGGGTGTGCGAGAAGAGCGAGGAGCTGCTGGGCGAAATGCTCGAGCGCATCGTCTGGGAGCGGGCCGGCGAGAAGCTGGACTTCGACGAGATCTGACATGAGCAGTACCCAGGCCCGGCCGCCCAAACCGCTCTACAGCAACGTCAGCCCCGCCGTGCCGTCGCCGTGCATCAGCGTTTGCCGGCTGGACGAACAGCGGGTGTGCACAGGTTGCCACCGGCATGTCGAGCATATCCGTGAATGGCGTTCGGCCGATGACGAACGGCGCCGGCAGATTTGCCGCGAGGCCCAGGCCCTGCGCGACCAGGCTAAGGCACACTGATCGCAGGGGCTTGAGTATTTACCCGGCTGTGGTAACGTCGGGTTCTGCGTCGGTGACGCCAAAGCCTTCACAAACCCCGCCCTTGGGCGGGGTTTTGCTTTATCTGCACGATGAAAACCGCCTGTTCAAAGGAGTCTGACTGGATCATGAGCACCAAGCCTTCCCTCATCCTCACCCGATTGGACGTACAACGTCTGGAGCGTCTGATCGACAGCCTCGACGAGAGTACGCCGGGTGTGCTCGCCCTGCAGGGCGAGCTGGACCGCGCCGAGCAGGTGGTCGGTCACGAGGAAGTACCGGCTGGCGTGGTGACCATGAACTCGCGTGTGCACTGCCGTGAGGAAGCCAGCGGCAAGGACTACCACCTGACCCTGGTATACCCGAAGGATGCCGGGCCGGAAGGCAAGGTCTCGATCCTGGCGCCGATCGGTTGCGCCTTGCTGGGGTTGTCGGTGGGCGCGCAGATCGACTGGCCGGCGCCGGGGGGCAAGACCCTCAAGCTGAAGCTGCTGGAAGTGGAATACCAGCCGGAAGCGGCGGGCGATTTCGACCTGTAAGGGCTAGGGGGCCGCTTTGCGGCCCATCGCGACACAAGGCCGCTCCTACAGGATTACGCATTCCCTGTAGGAGCAGCCTTGTGTCGCGAAAGGGGCGCAACGCGCCCCCGGCAATTCAAGCCTCTTGCGCCAAAACCTGCTCCAACCCCTCGTTCAAAGCCTGCTCCAGCTCCCGCTTGTAGCGCAGGTACAGCTGCGTCGACCCCAGCTGGTCATCCAGCAACTCGGACAAATCCAGGTCCGTGATGTAACAGCGGTACTGCCCTGCACCACGTCGCTGCCCGATGATCTGCCGGGCCACCACCGCATACAACTGCTCACCATGCTCCAGTTCGGAAAACTCCTGCTGGTCGCAATACAGCGTCACGTGCGCCGCGCCTGCCACCCCGGCCTGGATGATCGCCTGCACCTCATAGTAAGGCTGGTCGCTACCCTCGGCCGGCGCCTGGCGCGGCTCGATGCTGCGCGCCTTGCCTGGCCCGGAAGGCAACAGTTGCGCGTAGTGGATGTCCAGTGAAGCCGCGCGCTGGGTGTCCAGCGGTAGCCGGGCATCACGGCGCATCACCACCGAGCGCAGAAAACGCTGCAGCGGCAACAGCAAGTGAGCTTCGTCGTGCAGCGGCAGGCGTTGCTGCCACAGGGCATTGTATTCATCCAGCACGTACAACTCGGCCCAGCCACCCTGCAGGCGGTAGAACACCTGGATGCAGAAAGGCCGGCCTTGCTCCAGCACCAGGTGCAGGTCGTGGTCCTGCAGGGCGTTGGCATCCAGGTACAGTGGGCTGTAGGCGCTGCGTTCTTCGCCCAGGTGGTTCAGCAGTGCCTCATGCTCGGCCAAGGTGGTGAGGCCGACATGCCCGGGCATCAGCTCCAGCACATGGGTGTGCTGGGCCACCTGCAGCAGGTAGCGGTGGTTCAGGCCCTGGTCCAGCAGCAGTTGTACGGTGTCGAATATTTCCTCCACGCGTTGGCCTATGGCCTGGGCGCGGCTCTGGCAGAAGCAACGCACCCGCACCTTCGGCCGGTGTCCGCGCGGCACGGGGCTGTTGAGGAAGTCGCGCAGGCAGCGCACCAGTGCGTGCTCGCCGTCATAGCGCTGGACCAGTACTTCGTTCCAGCTGTTGAGGATGACCTGGTCCAGGGTCAGGACCAGGTTTTCGCGCACGCCTGCGTAGCTCAAAGAGTCGGTGCGCTCGGTGGTCATCAGGATGTTCAGGTCGCGGTGGTGGCGCAGCGGGTCGATGGCGACGTTGACCAGCAACAGCACCTCGTCGGCAACGCTCGGCTGCAACAAGCGCACCTCGCTGACGGTCGGCAAGGGCAGGGGAATGCTTTGCTGCAGGCAGCCGATCAGGTTGAACAGCTCGAATTCGCTGAGGTCGCTGACACCCGGGTGCAGCGCCAGGCGCGTGCTGCTGTCGATCACCCCGTTGCGATAAGCCCAGGTCAGCAACTCGAGCAGCTCGCGGCAGCGCTTGAGCGGGCTGAAGTGGTCCACCTCATGGGGGCTCAGGTTGCCGGTGTACAGCTCCCAGTGATGGCTGCCGGGCTCCTTGCGATTAGGCGCTTGTACCAGGGTCAGGGTGCCTTCGGCCAGGTCCGGGGCGATACCGGGGTTGATGACTTCGACCTTGCCGGCGCGGCGCTCGAAGGCGGCGTAAAGGCGCCGGCCCAGCACATTGAGATCGCGTTGGTCGGCGCGGCTGCTGGCGTTCTGGGTGCGAGCGAACTGGCTGAGAAATCGGTAGCTATGGTTCAGTTCGGCCACCAGTTCACGGCGCTCGATGGCAACCTGCTGCACCTTCCATTGATTGCGACTGTCCAGCAGGGCCAGCTGGCGCTCGTCCCAACCCCATTCGTCGGCCAGGCGCTGCAACAGCCGGCGTTGCCAGCCATTGGCCCGGGTCGGGTCGCTGAGTTTCTTGTTCACCTTCAGGTACAGGCTGCGCCGCACCAGCTCCAGGCGCGCGTGTTCGCCACGCTGCAGCAGGTAGCGCTCGATGCGCCGGTACACCATCACGTAGGGGTCCAGCTCGTCGAGGTCTAGCTGGTTGGCGAACACTGCCTGCTTGTAGTCCAGGCTCAGGCAGCGAACGGTGGGGTGCTCGCTGGCATAGGCCTCGGTCAGCAGCAGCTTGAGCAGCGACTTGTAGGGCGAGTCGATGCCTTTGAACAGCTGCCACAAGCCGGCGCCGACGAACTCGCCGGGCGGGATGTGCGCCAGGTTGCCGAGATCGAGGGCGTCCTGGCTGCGGATGAAACGCTTGGACAGCAGGGTCTGGGTATAGGTGTGGTAATCGTGTTCCTGGTAGACCGGCACCAGCCACCACAGTGGCGTGCGCCCGGCCAGCCAGATAGTGGTGCGGTAGAACTCGTCCAGCAGCAGATAGTGCTGGGTGGTGCCGCAATCGTCGGAGCCGAGCTGGCCTTCGCGCTGGCCTTGGGCGAAACCTTGCGTGTCGATCAGGAAGAAGTGCGCCTCGGCACCCAGGCTTTCCGCCCATGCCTCTAGCAGCTGGCATTTGCGGCGCAGTTCGTCCAGCAGCTCATCGGCCAGGCCCGGGGCGTGGCAAACCCACAGGTCCATGTCGCTTTGCTCGGCCTGGGCCAGTGAGCCCAGGCTGCCCATCAGGAACAGGCCGTGGATCGGCCACGGTGGGTTGCCATGGCGGGCCTTGTAGGTGAACGAGCGGGCCAGGCGCTGGGCCTCGACTACCAGCTCGGCGCTTGGCTCGTAGCCCGATACGCCGGCGGGGGTGCTGCCGGAGACATAGCCCGGCAGCAACGGGTGGTTCACATGAAACAGCAGCGGCAGCAGTGTCAGCACCTGTTGCTGGCGCGTCGACAGGCCCTCCAGGGCCCGCTGCAGCCGGCCTTGGTTGAGTCGCAGGAAGCGCGTACGCAATGTCGCCAGGACCTTGCGGTCGATGCCTTCGTCCAGGTCGGGGCGGATTTCGTGGGGGTGGTTCATTGCGCACTCGGGCAGGCCAGCGGGGCTGTGGCGAGTGTAGCCTGAGTGGCTGGGTCGGATAAGCGGCAATTGAAATATTGGCGCCATTTTCCCAGCGCGCGTGGGCGGCGGGCTGCAGCTTTCGTAGCGCTTGAGGCATGATGGGCGCCTCCAGCTGATTGCGAGGTTTTCCGATGCGTGTGTGGATCGATGCCGACGCCTGCCCCA is a genomic window containing:
- the rnk gene encoding nucleoside diphosphate kinase regulator codes for the protein MSTKPSLILTRLDVQRLERLIDSLDESTPGVLALQGELDRAEQVVGHEEVPAGVVTMNSRVHCREEASGKDYHLTLVYPKDAGPEGKVSILAPIGCALLGLSVGAQIDWPAPGGKTLKLKLLEVEYQPEAAGDFDL
- a CDS encoding class I adenylate cyclase codes for the protein MNHPHEIRPDLDEGIDRKVLATLRTRFLRLNQGRLQRALEGLSTRQQQVLTLLPLLFHVNHPLLPGYVSGSTPAGVSGYEPSAELVVEAQRLARSFTYKARHGNPPWPIHGLFLMGSLGSLAQAEQSDMDLWVCHAPGLADELLDELRRKCQLLEAWAESLGAEAHFFLIDTQGFAQGQREGQLGSDDCGTTQHYLLLDEFYRTTIWLAGRTPLWWLVPVYQEHDYHTYTQTLLSKRFIRSQDALDLGNLAHIPPGEFVGAGLWQLFKGIDSPYKSLLKLLLTEAYASEHPTVRCLSLDYKQAVFANQLDLDELDPYVMVYRRIERYLLQRGEHARLELVRRSLYLKVNKKLSDPTRANGWQRRLLQRLADEWGWDERQLALLDSRNQWKVQQVAIERRELVAELNHSYRFLSQFARTQNASSRADQRDLNVLGRRLYAAFERRAGKVEVINPGIAPDLAEGTLTLVQAPNRKEPGSHHWELYTGNLSPHEVDHFSPLKRCRELLELLTWAYRNGVIDSSTRLALHPGVSDLSEFELFNLIGCLQQSIPLPLPTVSEVRLLQPSVADEVLLLVNVAIDPLRHHRDLNILMTTERTDSLSYAGVRENLVLTLDQVILNSWNEVLVQRYDGEHALVRCLRDFLNSPVPRGHRPKVRVRCFCQSRAQAIGQRVEEIFDTVQLLLDQGLNHRYLLQVAQHTHVLELMPGHVGLTTLAEHEALLNHLGEERSAYSPLYLDANALQDHDLHLVLEQGRPFCIQVFYRLQGGWAELYVLDEYNALWQQRLPLHDEAHLLLPLQRFLRSVVMRRDARLPLDTQRAASLDIHYAQLLPSGPGKARSIEPRQAPAEGSDQPYYEVQAIIQAGVAGAAHVTLYCDQQEFSELEHGEQLYAVVARQIIGQRRGAGQYRCYITDLDLSELLDDQLGSTQLYLRYKRELEQALNEGLEQVLAQEA
- the cyaY gene encoding iron donor protein CyaY, translating into MSLSEARFHDLVDATQQALEDLFDESGLDLDMENSAGVLTIKFDNGSTLIFSRQEPLRQLWLADRSGGFHFDYDEESGKWVCEKSEELLGEMLERIVWERAGEKLDFDEI
- a CDS encoding DUF1289 domain-containing protein — its product is MSSTQARPPKPLYSNVSPAVPSPCISVCRLDEQRVCTGCHRHVEHIREWRSADDERRRQICREAQALRDQAKAH
- the lysA gene encoding diaminopimelate decarboxylase, which translates into the protein MNAFNYRDGELFAEGVGLSAIAERYGTPTYVYSRAHIEAQYRSYADALQGTEHLVCFAVKANSNLGVLNVLARLGAGFDIVSGGELERVLAAGGRADRVVFSGVGKTREDMRRALEVGVHCFNVESTDELERLQVVAAEMGKVAPVSLRVNPDVDAGTHPYISTGLKENKFGIAIADAEAIYVRAAQLPNLEVVGVDCHIGSQLTTVEPFLDALDRLLVLVDRLAECGIHLRHLDLGGGVGVRYRDEEPPLVADYIKAIRERVGDRDLALVFEPGRYIVANAGVLLTRVEYLKHTEHKDFAIIDAAMNDLIRPALYQAWMGVSAVKPRAGEGRAYDLVGPICETGDFLGKDRVLNLAEGDLLAVQSAGAYGFVMSSNYNTRGRCAEILVDGDQAFEVRRRETIAELYAGESLLPE
- the lptM gene encoding LPS translocon maturation chaperone LptM, which produces MKRLISSLAALVAVACLVSACGQKGPLYLPEDGKDGKASHKSHQYQPKAKPAPTQEQQPELQSEPEQSPAQ